The Bacillus sp. Y1 genome includes the window TTTGTTACAATGATTACCCGGAACGTAATATCCGCTTTTTTGATCCATAACGATGGAATAGACAAGTTCGACCATTTTTAGGGATTGTGGGCCACGATCTGTTATGTCCCCAACAAAAGCCAGTTTACGTTCTGAATGAAAGGGACAATCGTTGCTCCATTCATATCCTAAATTATTTGTTAGCAGCTTGAATTCCTCAAAGCATCCATGAATGTCACCAATGATATCTAATTTCATTTTTTACCTATACTCTCCTTTCCCGTCTCTACAAACTATTTTCTCATAAGTTTCATCACATTATGATTCTACCCCGAGTGTTTTTTCATGTTTGGTTTAGGGAAAGGTAAACTACAAAGATGAGTGTATGGGGAGGAAGGAGGAGAAAAAATGGCTGATAACAGTCTAGAAAAAAAACAACATATTGATTTTGATTTATTATTCGAATCTTTACAAAATGAAGATATAGGGAAATTTCGAGAAGAATTTTTAGAATTACATCCATATGATCAAGCTTCATTTTTTAAGGATTTGGAAGAAGAGATCCAAACTAAGATCTATCATTATTTGTCACCGGAAGAGATGGCTGGAATTTTCGAGAATATAGAAATTGAGGATGAAGATTACAAAGAAGTTCTTTCGCAAATGACACCGACTTATGCTGCCGAAATGCTTGCTAATATGCATGCAGATGATGCTGTAGATGTTCTTAATGAGCTGAGTAAAGACCAAGTTGCGAGTTATCTTGCTATTATGGATAATGAAGCAGCTCAAGAGATTAAAGAGTTACTTCACTATGAAGAGTATACAGCAGGTAGTATTATGACTACAGAGTTTATCTCGATTGCAGCAAATCAAACCATACGTTCTGCGATGTATATTTTAAAAAGGGAGGCCCCGACCGCTGAGACAATCTATTATCTGTTTGTGGTAGACGATGAAAAGCGGTTAGTTGGTGTTATCTCCCTTAGGGATTTAATAGTCAGTGATGATGATCAGATGGTAGAAGAGATTATGAATGAACGTGTTCATTCTGTTGGGGTTGGAGAGGACCAAGAGGAAGTTGCAAGAAAAATGAAAGACTATAATTTCTTAGCATTACCGGTTGTAGACTTTCAAAATCATCTTCTCGGAATTATCACCGTTGATGATGTAATGGATGTTATGGAAGAGGAAGCATCTGATGATTATTCAAAGTTAGCGGCTGTCTCGGGAATCGATAGTTTTGATAGAGGCCCACTCTCCGCTGCGAGAAAAAGACTGCCGTGGTTAATTATTCTTTTGTTTTTAGGAATGATTACTGCAAATTTAATGGGCCGATTTGAACAAACCTTAGACCAAGTAGCTATATTGGCGGTGTTTATTCCTCTGATTGCCGGTATGGCAGGAAATACAGGTACTCAAGCCTTGGCTGTAGCTGTTAGAGGACTTGCAACTGGTGATTTAGAAAAAGAGGAGAAATCAAAGCTAGTTGTAAGAGAAGCGGGAACAGGTGTGATAACAGGAACCACTTGTGGAATGTTAGTGATGATTATTGTATACCTATGGAAAGGAGATATCTTCTTAGGTATGCTCGTAGGGATATCTATCCTGCTGACTTTAATCGTTGCCACTCTAGCTGGAGCATTAGTTCCGCTAATTATGCACAGACTCAAGGTAGATCCTGCTGTTGCATCAGGTCCTTTTATCACAACGGTAAACGATATTATTAGTCTTCTCATTTATTTAGGTATGGCGACTATATTTATGGGATATTTGATTAGTTAGGGGGGAAACAAATGGAACATGGTGCATCCGTTACATCGCTATTAATAGTAGTTGTTGTTGCATTCTTAACACCAATTCTTTTGCATCGGTTTAAATTAAACTTTATTCCAGTGGTGGTTGCTGAGATCATCGTCGGTCTAATCATTGGGAAAAGTGGTTTTGATATTGTTCATGAAGACATGTGGCTAGAAACATTGTCGACTCTTGGATTTATTTTTTTAATGTTCTTAAGTGGTCTTGAAATTGATTTTTCTGCTTTTAAGAAAAGTGGAAATAAAGATAAGAAAGGCAGTAAGAAGGAACCGAATACTTTTTTTGCTGCATCCATTGTTTTCATAGGTATCTTTATTGTGTCATTGGTATTATCGTATCTATTCGTACTGGCAGGATTTATTGAGAATGCGTTTTTAATGACATTGATTATTTCAACGATTTCTTTAGGTGTTGTCGTACCGACTTTAAAGGAAGGAAACTTAATGAAGACCAATATTGGTCAAATTATTCTCCTTGTGGCGGTAATTGCTGATTTAGTTACAATGATTTTGCTAGCAGTCTTTGTTTCCTTATATGGAGGTGGGGATAGCAACACATGGTTACTACTCGTCCTTTT containing:
- the mgtE gene encoding magnesium transporter: MADNSLEKKQHIDFDLLFESLQNEDIGKFREEFLELHPYDQASFFKDLEEEIQTKIYHYLSPEEMAGIFENIEIEDEDYKEVLSQMTPTYAAEMLANMHADDAVDVLNELSKDQVASYLAIMDNEAAQEIKELLHYEEYTAGSIMTTEFISIAANQTIRSAMYILKREAPTAETIYYLFVVDDEKRLVGVISLRDLIVSDDDQMVEEIMNERVHSVGVGEDQEEVARKMKDYNFLALPVVDFQNHLLGIITVDDVMDVMEEEASDDYSKLAAVSGIDSFDRGPLSAARKRLPWLIILLFLGMITANLMGRFEQTLDQVAILAVFIPLIAGMAGNTGTQALAVAVRGLATGDLEKEEKSKLVVREAGTGVITGTTCGMLVMIIVYLWKGDIFLGMLVGISILLTLIVATLAGALVPLIMHRLKVDPAVASGPFITTVNDIISLLIYLGMATIFMGYLIS